From Microbacterium sp. LWH11-1.2, one genomic window encodes:
- a CDS encoding glycoside hydrolase — translation MSERRATSPRRALAMAAVLAATASGLAALPQAASAAEPDLTLTPNPAYAGGPFQGWGSSLVWMANATGSYPEGLRDELIDKVFGDDGLNLNIARYNIGGGNASDVPDYLRPGGAVPGWWNPDAPLSDENGEITSTYADRDRFRAAWTGENASDYDFSADAAQLAWVSAIKDQVDTWEAFSNSPPYFLTESGFVSGGTDAWADQIRQDSLGTFATYVKTVVQHVEETQGISFDTIDPLNEPNTNYWGTTLGDDGWPTSASRQEGAHAGPALQAEVLKALAAELAEPDTTTDAAISGPDETNPDRFVEDWNGWDAEARDVVAQLNVHTYGTGGRHLARDIAKSADKPLWMSEVEGNWGGDSWNPDAIENGLGIAQLVSDDLRELESDAWVLWQPVEDLYNMEKVEKKNWGSIFIDFDCNADGDSARRIADGDADPSCGIRTNAKYNTLRNFTHYVEPGDQLVSAGDDDTTAAIDGDGSGATLVHTNTSDQERTITIDLSLFGDIDQGATVTPIVTTESPASDPEANALRTGSEVPVAADGTATLTVPAKSVTTFVVTGVEGVADEAPALRDGESYTLTGVQSGHALTVVADSTQLGSAREPELIDAQTWTATLVDDQPGTSRDRFALRAADGRTLVADGDSTVLRDVDDATASADPSALWMMTTTNGTTFSLLNAGRGKVLDVGGSSTSVGASVGVWQSNWGSNQQWKLDEARDEIAPYASFRPGQEWLDTDGEVIQAHGGQVVPSTDDDGRTIYYLYGEDRTNGYHSAPGVHVYSSYDLYNWEDRGVALRALASEEQFDEPYFEALYGDYSQEQKDAVYRDLGTVPVDGVTPPIIERPKVIYNESTGKWVMWAHMDGPSATSSAQYAKANAGVAVADSPFGPFRYIDSYRLNYAPADADPPNNAPNNRGMARDMNLFVDDDGTGYIIYSSEENATMFISKLNDEYTDLATPADEAVLGVDYNRIFVNQSRESPAIFQHDERYFLITSGTTGWSPNPSRWATSTDLMGAWTEMGDPFPWWAQSNSWNSQPSSVIPVDPDHGKYIYMGDRWNGGTDLKNAQMVWLPISMGEGGDSLSVEVHDEWTLDQLDQWSAWDVSAVPETIPVGGSFDVPVVNVTRNGVATEQPVTWSFSGSFDVPGIVTATGTLPEFGGRTFTRTIAVVPDGLRYAVNAGGQETADWLALREAAGVSDMQNTGADQAFGEDAETGASWGYISEGSKTSGSADGTMFSTLRYAVEGRDIAYRFGDLEPGRYSVHVGYADPWDQWDDRGARVSVNGTVVEEDHDYVAADETRSYGDITVDDAGEIELVLSPTRDADVQVSWIMVTLDEPTTPADPEIAISADAVTAGDSITVEVAGLEQEEDVSFALHSDPVDMGTVTADAAGAASLTWSVPTSVPAGQHHVVMTRADGSEFRAALTVRAAEPGTGPGTGQPGTGTGGNGGASSGTSGGGGLAATGLDGNALTVTLALAALLLVGGGLAFAGRRRWRR, via the coding sequence ATGTCTGAAAGAAGAGCGACCTCACCCCGGCGCGCGCTCGCCATGGCCGCAGTCCTCGCGGCGACAGCGAGCGGTCTCGCCGCCCTCCCTCAGGCGGCCAGCGCCGCTGAACCCGATCTCACCCTCACACCCAATCCGGCATACGCCGGCGGGCCCTTCCAGGGGTGGGGATCGAGTCTCGTCTGGATGGCGAATGCCACCGGCTCCTACCCGGAAGGGCTGCGCGACGAGCTCATCGACAAGGTCTTCGGCGACGACGGCCTGAATCTCAACATCGCGCGGTACAACATCGGCGGCGGCAACGCCTCCGATGTGCCCGACTACCTGCGCCCCGGAGGCGCGGTGCCCGGTTGGTGGAACCCCGACGCTCCCCTGTCGGACGAGAACGGCGAGATCACCTCGACCTACGCCGACCGCGACCGCTTCCGCGCCGCGTGGACGGGCGAGAACGCGAGCGACTACGACTTCTCAGCGGATGCCGCGCAGCTCGCCTGGGTGTCGGCGATCAAGGACCAGGTCGACACCTGGGAGGCCTTCAGCAACTCGCCGCCTTACTTCCTGACCGAGAGCGGATTCGTCAGCGGCGGCACCGACGCCTGGGCCGACCAGATCCGCCAGGACTCGCTCGGCACCTTCGCGACCTACGTCAAGACGGTCGTCCAGCACGTCGAAGAGACCCAGGGCATCTCCTTCGACACGATCGACCCCCTGAACGAGCCGAACACCAACTACTGGGGCACGACTCTCGGCGACGACGGCTGGCCCACGAGCGCGAGCCGTCAGGAAGGCGCGCACGCCGGACCCGCTCTGCAGGCCGAGGTGCTCAAGGCCCTCGCCGCCGAACTCGCCGAGCCCGACACCACGACGGATGCCGCGATCTCCGGCCCCGACGAGACCAACCCCGACCGCTTCGTCGAGGACTGGAACGGATGGGACGCCGAGGCGCGCGACGTGGTCGCCCAGCTCAACGTGCACACCTACGGCACGGGCGGCCGGCACCTCGCCCGCGACATCGCGAAGAGCGCAGACAAGCCGCTGTGGATGAGCGAGGTCGAGGGCAACTGGGGCGGCGACAGCTGGAACCCGGATGCCATCGAGAACGGTCTCGGCATCGCCCAGCTGGTCAGCGACGACCTGCGCGAACTCGAGTCGGACGCCTGGGTGCTCTGGCAGCCGGTCGAAGACCTCTACAACATGGAGAAGGTCGAGAAGAAGAACTGGGGGTCGATCTTCATCGACTTCGACTGCAACGCCGACGGCGATTCCGCCCGCCGGATCGCCGACGGCGACGCCGACCCTTCCTGCGGCATCCGCACGAACGCGAAGTACAACACGCTGCGCAACTTCACGCACTACGTCGAGCCGGGCGACCAGCTCGTCAGCGCCGGCGATGACGACACCACTGCGGCGATCGACGGCGACGGCTCGGGCGCGACGCTCGTGCACACGAACACGAGCGACCAGGAGCGCACGATCACGATCGACCTGTCGCTCTTCGGCGACATCGACCAGGGTGCGACCGTGACCCCGATCGTGACGACCGAGTCCCCGGCATCCGACCCCGAGGCGAACGCGCTCCGCACCGGCAGCGAGGTGCCCGTGGCCGCCGACGGGACGGCGACGCTGACGGTGCCCGCGAAGTCGGTGACCACGTTCGTGGTCACCGGTGTCGAGGGTGTCGCCGACGAGGCACCGGCCCTGCGCGACGGCGAGTCCTACACCCTCACCGGCGTGCAGAGCGGGCACGCGCTCACCGTGGTCGCCGACAGCACCCAGCTCGGCAGCGCCCGCGAACCCGAGCTGATCGACGCGCAGACCTGGACGGCGACGCTCGTCGACGACCAGCCCGGCACGTCGCGCGACCGCTTCGCCCTGCGCGCCGCCGACGGTCGCACGCTCGTCGCCGACGGCGACAGCACGGTCCTCCGCGACGTCGACGATGCCACGGCATCCGCCGACCCCTCGGCGCTGTGGATGATGACGACGACGAACGGCACGACGTTCAGCCTGCTCAACGCCGGCCGCGGGAAGGTGCTCGACGTCGGAGGCTCTTCGACATCCGTCGGCGCCTCCGTCGGCGTCTGGCAGTCGAACTGGGGCTCGAACCAGCAGTGGAAGCTGGACGAGGCGCGCGATGAGATCGCTCCGTACGCGAGCTTCCGCCCCGGCCAAGAGTGGCTCGACACCGACGGCGAGGTCATCCAGGCCCACGGCGGTCAGGTCGTCCCCTCGACGGACGACGACGGCCGCACGATCTACTACCTGTACGGCGAGGACCGCACCAACGGCTACCACTCGGCACCGGGCGTACACGTCTACAGCTCCTACGACCTCTACAACTGGGAGGACCGCGGCGTCGCGCTGCGCGCCCTGGCATCGGAGGAGCAGTTCGACGAGCCGTACTTCGAGGCGCTCTACGGCGACTACTCGCAGGAGCAGAAGGATGCCGTGTACCGCGACCTCGGCACCGTGCCGGTCGATGGCGTGACCCCGCCGATCATCGAGCGTCCGAAGGTCATCTACAACGAGAGCACCGGCAAGTGGGTGATGTGGGCCCACATGGACGGTCCCTCCGCGACCTCGTCGGCGCAGTACGCGAAGGCCAACGCGGGTGTCGCCGTGGCGGATTCGCCCTTCGGGCCCTTCCGCTACATCGACAGCTACCGGCTGAACTACGCGCCGGCGGATGCCGATCCGCCGAACAACGCCCCGAACAACCGCGGCATGGCGCGCGACATGAACCTGTTCGTCGATGACGACGGGACCGGGTACATCATCTACTCGAGCGAGGAGAACGCCACCATGTTCATCTCGAAGCTCAACGACGAGTACACCGACCTCGCGACTCCCGCGGACGAGGCCGTGCTCGGGGTGGACTACAACCGCATCTTCGTGAACCAGTCCCGGGAATCCCCGGCGATCTTCCAACACGACGAGCGGTACTTCCTGATCACGTCCGGGACGACGGGGTGGAGCCCCAACCCGTCGCGGTGGGCGACGTCGACCGACCTCATGGGCGCGTGGACTGAGATGGGCGATCCGTTCCCGTGGTGGGCGCAGAGCAATTCGTGGAACTCGCAGCCCTCCTCGGTGATCCCGGTCGATCCCGATCACGGGAAGTACATCTATATGGGCGACCGCTGGAACGGCGGCACCGATCTGAAGAATGCGCAGATGGTGTGGCTGCCGATCAGCATGGGCGAGGGCGGAGACTCCCTCTCGGTCGAGGTGCACGACGAGTGGACTCTCGATCAGCTCGACCAGTGGTCGGCGTGGGATGTCTCGGCGGTTCCGGAGACGATCCCGGTCGGCGGCAGCTTCGATGTGCCGGTCGTGAACGTGACCCGGAATGGCGTCGCGACCGAGCAGCCGGTCACCTGGAGCTTCTCGGGTTCGTTCGACGTGCCCGGCATCGTGACAGCGACGGGCACTCTCCCGGAGTTCGGCGGGCGCACCTTCACCCGCACGATCGCCGTCGTGCCCGACGGGCTCCGCTACGCGGTGAACGCCGGCGGTCAGGAGACGGCGGACTGGCTGGCGCTGCGGGAAGCCGCGGGCGTGAGCGACATGCAGAACACCGGTGCGGACCAGGCGTTCGGCGAGGACGCCGAGACCGGCGCATCCTGGGGCTACATCAGCGAAGGCAGCAAGACGTCGGGGTCCGCGGACGGCACCATGTTCTCCACCTTGCGCTACGCCGTCGAGGGGCGCGACATCGCGTACCGCTTCGGCGACCTCGAGCCGGGGCGCTACAGCGTGCACGTCGGCTATGCGGATCCGTGGGATCAGTGGGACGACCGCGGCGCGCGGGTGAGCGTCAACGGCACCGTCGTCGAGGAGGACCACGACTACGTCGCGGCCGACGAGACGCGCAGCTACGGCGACATCACCGTGGACGATGCCGGCGAGATCGAGCTGGTGCTCTCACCGACGCGCGACGCCGACGTGCAGGTGAGCTGGATCATGGTGACGCTCGACGAGCCGACGACCCCGGCGGATCCCGAGATCGCGATCTCCGCGGATGCCGTCACCGCCGGCGACAGCATCACCGTCGAGGTCGCCGGGCTCGAGCAGGAGGAGGACGTGTCGTTCGCGCTGCACTCCGACCCGGTGGACATGGGCACGGTGACGGCCGACGCGGCCGGAGCAGCGTCGCTGACGTGGAGTGTGCCGACGAGCGTTCCGGCGGGCCAGCACCACGTCGTGATGACACGGGCCGACGGCTCGGAGTTCCGCGCCGCACTGACCGTGCGGGCGGCGGAGCCCGGCACCGGACCGGGAACCGGGCAGCCGGGAACCGGCACCGGCGGAAACGGCGGAGCCTCCAGCGGCACGAGCGGCGGAGGCGGACTCGCGGCGACCGGGCTGGACGGCAACGCGCTCACCGTGACTCTGGCCCTGGCAGCGCTCCTGCTCGTCGGCGGCGGACTCGCCTTCGCCGGACGGCGACGCTGGCGCCGCTGA
- the dcd gene encoding dCTP deaminase — protein sequence MLLSDRDIRAELASGRVGLEPHEPEMIQPSSIDVRLDRYFRLFDNHKYPFIDPAEDQPELTRLIEVKPDEPFILHPGEFALGATFEQVSLPDDVAARLEGKSSLGRLGLITHSTAGFIDPGFTGHVTLELANVATLPIKLWPGMKIGQLCFFRLTSPAENPYGSGPYGNRYQGQRGPTASRSFQNFHRTDVGVTDVGAAGG from the coding sequence GTGCTTCTCAGCGATCGCGACATCAGGGCAGAACTCGCATCGGGCCGCGTCGGCCTGGAACCGCACGAGCCGGAGATGATCCAGCCGTCGAGCATCGACGTGCGCCTCGATCGGTACTTCCGGCTGTTCGACAACCACAAGTACCCGTTCATCGATCCGGCCGAGGATCAGCCCGAGCTCACCCGTCTCATCGAGGTGAAGCCGGACGAGCCGTTCATCCTGCACCCGGGGGAGTTCGCGCTGGGGGCGACGTTCGAGCAGGTCAGCCTCCCCGACGACGTCGCCGCACGCCTCGAGGGCAAGTCGTCGCTCGGCCGCCTCGGCCTGATCACGCACTCGACGGCCGGATTCATCGACCCGGGGTTCACCGGGCACGTGACTCTCGAGCTCGCGAACGTCGCGACCCTGCCGATCAAGCTCTGGCCCGGGATGAAGATCGGCCAGCTGTGCTTCTTCCGTCTCACCTCTCCGGCCGAGAACCCCTACGGCTCCGGGCCCTACGGCAACCGGTACCAGGGCCAGCGGGGGCCGACGGCCTCCCGCTCCTTCCAGAACTTCCACCGGACGGATGTCGGCGTGACCGACGTCGGAGCAGCAGGGGGCTGA
- a CDS encoding alpha/beta hydrolase, producing MSSLPALIARGIRTTAAVSPALAGGLALRVFFATGPRMPVRDWDATTHGEARYRRLTARGIEVVGYEWGTGPRTVLVLHGWHGRASQFAPLVRELVSEGFRVVSFDAPAHGASKGRRTDVRDWVALAEELQAIHGPFAAIVGHSFGALAALAAARSTVPTPAVVAIAGGAGPDAFIDEFVREFRLGRATADDMKARFRRRFGAEETTTGALSDAATHPLPDDTSLLVVHDRGDRRMPDADALRLHTAHGERSRLLRTDDYGHTRVLSADATLDAVVAFVAGGLAAVDALGTTTGQAQPKSTDAAVRTPA from the coding sequence ATGTCGTCCCTGCCTGCACTCATCGCCCGCGGCATCCGCACCACCGCCGCGGTATCCCCCGCACTCGCCGGCGGACTTGCCCTGCGGGTGTTCTTCGCAACCGGCCCGCGGATGCCCGTGCGAGACTGGGATGCCACCACCCACGGCGAGGCTCGGTACCGCCGCCTCACCGCCCGCGGCATCGAGGTCGTCGGCTACGAGTGGGGAACAGGTCCGCGTACCGTGCTGGTGCTCCATGGCTGGCATGGCCGAGCCTCGCAGTTCGCGCCGCTCGTGCGGGAACTCGTGTCCGAGGGCTTCCGCGTCGTCTCGTTCGACGCCCCCGCGCACGGCGCATCGAAGGGCCGCCGCACCGATGTGCGCGACTGGGTCGCCCTGGCCGAGGAGCTGCAGGCGATCCACGGGCCCTTCGCGGCGATCGTCGGGCACTCCTTCGGCGCCCTCGCCGCACTGGCGGCCGCGCGGTCGACCGTGCCGACGCCGGCCGTGGTCGCCATCGCCGGCGGCGCAGGACCCGACGCCTTCATCGACGAGTTCGTGCGCGAGTTCCGACTGGGCCGTGCGACAGCAGACGACATGAAGGCCCGCTTCCGCCGACGGTTCGGCGCGGAGGAGACCACGACCGGAGCGTTGTCCGACGCGGCGACGCACCCCCTCCCCGACGACACGTCACTGCTCGTCGTGCACGATCGCGGCGACCGTCGGATGCCGGATGCCGACGCGCTGCGCCTGCACACCGCACATGGTGAGCGCTCGCGACTGCTCCGCACCGACGATTACGGGCACACCAGGGTGCTGTCGGCCGATGCCACCCTCGACGCGGTGGTGGCATTCGTGGCCGGCGGGCTTGCGGCCGTCGACGCGCTCGGCACGACCACGGGGCAGGCTCAGCCGAAATCGACGGATGCCGCGGTCAGGACCCCGGCGTGA
- a CDS encoding TetR/AcrR family transcriptional regulator, with protein MPDHAVLDGRRARGDASRRVVLQSATDLASVDGLDGLTIGRLAEASGYSKSSIATLFQSKEGLQLATVAAAREIFVAQIVEPARVEPRGVRRLAALMRNGLVYSRDRVFTGGCFFAATAADVDSKPGPVSDAVRAGLSDWYAYVGVQIRYAVDAGEIEVDDVEVLAFELIALDDQANSRSLLMRDERPYALAAAAMRGRLRAAGADEDAVALLRL; from the coding sequence ATGCCGGATCACGCCGTGCTGGACGGGCGGAGGGCCCGCGGAGACGCCTCGCGTCGGGTCGTGCTGCAGAGCGCGACCGATCTGGCGTCGGTCGACGGGCTCGACGGTCTGACCATCGGGCGGCTCGCCGAAGCATCGGGCTACAGCAAGAGCAGCATCGCGACCCTGTTCCAGAGCAAAGAGGGTCTGCAGCTCGCGACCGTGGCGGCGGCGCGCGAGATCTTCGTCGCGCAGATCGTCGAGCCCGCTCGGGTGGAGCCTCGAGGAGTCCGCCGCCTGGCGGCGCTGATGCGGAACGGTCTCGTCTACTCGCGCGATCGCGTGTTCACCGGCGGGTGCTTCTTCGCCGCGACCGCGGCAGATGTCGACTCGAAGCCGGGCCCGGTGAGCGATGCAGTGCGCGCGGGGCTGTCCGACTGGTACGCCTATGTCGGGGTGCAGATCCGCTACGCGGTCGACGCCGGCGAGATCGAGGTCGACGACGTCGAGGTGCTCGCCTTCGAGTTGATCGCCCTGGACGACCAGGCGAACTCGCGTTCGCTGCTCATGCGCGACGAGCGCCCGTACGCACTGGCTGCCGCCGCCATGCGCGGACGCCTGCGCGCGGCCGGTGCTGATGAAGACGCGGTCGCGCTGCTCCGACTGTGA
- a CDS encoding MarR family winged helix-turn-helix transcriptional regulator — translation MTTDSNDPAEAIAQALSRLRGRRPGERGLGERGAGERGRGGPHGWHGGPRGEHADHHRGHPGMPPWMADPSGRMGGPARVRMLEALAAASAPLSVSALGEAIGVDQPRASRLVQQGVERGFVRREADPDDARRTRIALTDEGRRLARGMRGERREMLSGALAAFTEEERSELARLLNKLADNWQR, via the coding sequence GTGACCACCGACTCGAACGATCCCGCCGAAGCCATCGCCCAGGCGCTCTCCCGTCTGCGCGGTCGCCGTCCCGGAGAGCGGGGGCTGGGAGAGCGAGGCGCCGGAGAGCGAGGGCGCGGTGGCCCGCACGGCTGGCACGGCGGCCCGCGCGGCGAGCACGCCGACCACCACCGCGGGCACCCCGGCATGCCGCCCTGGATGGCCGACCCCTCGGGACGCATGGGCGGGCCTGCGCGCGTCCGGATGCTGGAGGCGCTCGCCGCGGCATCCGCTCCGCTCAGCGTCAGCGCTCTCGGAGAGGCGATCGGCGTCGATCAGCCGCGGGCCTCGCGTCTCGTGCAGCAGGGGGTCGAGCGAGGCTTCGTGCGCCGCGAAGCCGATCCCGACGACGCGCGCCGCACCCGCATCGCGCTCACCGACGAAGGTCGAAGGCTCGCGCGCGGCATGCGGGGCGAGCGTCGGGAGATGCTCTCCGGCGCCCTGGCGGCGTTCACCGAGGAGGAACGCTCCGAGCTCGCGCGGCTGCTGAACAAGCTCGCCGACAACTGGCAGCGCTGA
- a CDS encoding cation diffusion facilitator family transporter — protein sequence MTVIIAFLANVLVAIAKTVAAILTSSASMVAEAAHSWADAGNEIFLLIADRRGARTKDARHPLGYGRNAFVWSLVAAFGIFTAGSIVSIMHGIQELSVGGPVESPVIAYVVLGVSFVLEGASFMQAMVKSRRLAKERGSSTWDFVLSTSDTTLRAVFFEDSAALIGLVLAGGSILLHQVTGIAAWDAVGSILIGILLGVVAIILIGRNIEFLVGTTASPKLRARVGTALLALPQIERVTYLHIEYVGPNRFFLVAEVDLAGDEQEHDVARRLRDVERQIEAHDAIETVVLSLSVDDEPSLEFAVT from the coding sequence GTGACCGTGATCATCGCCTTCCTCGCCAACGTCCTGGTCGCGATCGCCAAGACCGTCGCCGCGATCCTCACGTCGTCGGCGTCCATGGTCGCCGAGGCGGCGCACTCGTGGGCGGATGCCGGCAACGAGATCTTCCTCCTCATCGCGGACCGCCGCGGTGCACGCACGAAGGACGCGCGGCATCCGCTCGGCTACGGACGGAACGCGTTCGTCTGGTCGCTCGTCGCGGCGTTCGGGATCTTCACCGCCGGGTCGATCGTGTCGATCATGCACGGCATCCAGGAGCTGTCCGTCGGCGGGCCGGTCGAGAGTCCGGTCATCGCCTATGTCGTGCTCGGTGTCTCGTTCGTGCTCGAAGGCGCCTCGTTCATGCAGGCGATGGTGAAGTCACGCCGACTGGCGAAGGAGCGCGGCTCCTCGACCTGGGACTTCGTGCTCTCGACGAGTGACACCACCCTGCGTGCGGTGTTCTTCGAGGACTCGGCCGCCCTGATCGGACTGGTGCTGGCGGGCGGCTCGATCCTCCTCCATCAGGTGACGGGCATCGCCGCCTGGGACGCCGTGGGGTCGATCCTCATCGGGATCCTGCTGGGTGTGGTCGCGATCATCCTGATCGGACGCAACATCGAGTTCCTGGTGGGCACCACGGCGTCGCCGAAGCTGCGGGCGCGCGTCGGCACCGCACTCCTCGCCCTGCCGCAGATCGAGCGCGTGACGTATCTGCACATCGAGTACGTGGGGCCGAACCGGTTCTTCCTCGTCGCGGAGGTCGATCTGGCCGGCGACGAGCAGGAGCACGACGTGGCCCGGCGCCTGCGCGACGTGGAGCGGCAGATCGAGGCGCACGACGCGATCGAGACCGTGGTGCTGTCGCTCTCGGTCGACGACGAGCCCTCGCTGGAGTTCGCGGTCACGTAG
- a CDS encoding DUF1778 domain-containing protein, translating into MASPLKDRRIELRVTSAQKAAIEEAAALQGRSVTDFSAETLVARADEVIQRDRQLRVDAIRFDAFLEVLDRPAQSLDGLRSLLTRGSVFVD; encoded by the coding sequence ATGGCATCTCCCCTCAAGGATCGGCGGATCGAACTGCGTGTGACCTCTGCGCAGAAGGCGGCGATCGAGGAGGCCGCGGCCCTGCAGGGGCGATCGGTCACCGACTTCTCGGCCGAGACGCTGGTGGCTCGGGCCGACGAGGTCATCCAGCGCGATCGTCAGCTGCGAGTCGACGCGATCCGGTTCGATGCGTTCCTCGAGGTGCTCGATCGTCCCGCTCAGAGCCTGGACGGACTCCGCTCGCTCCTGACCCGTGGTTCCGTCTTCGTTGACTGA
- a CDS encoding GNAT family N-acetyltransferase translates to MVPSSLTEFLRPRPIAAGDRVSDFRCGEEQLDAWLRARARGNERSGASRTMVSVLRDGRVAGYYCLSSSAIVRDAVPAGLSRQQPDPVPVVLLGRLAVDEAFAGQGLGASLLQHATVRAVEAAEAIGIRAILVHAMTEGVVPFYERYGFTRFPGEERTLYMLLADVRETLL, encoded by the coding sequence GTGGTTCCGTCTTCGTTGACTGAGTTCCTGCGACCGAGACCGATAGCCGCCGGCGATCGTGTCAGCGACTTCCGGTGCGGCGAGGAACAGCTCGACGCGTGGCTGCGCGCGCGAGCGCGAGGCAACGAACGATCCGGCGCCTCACGGACGATGGTCTCGGTCCTGCGTGACGGCCGGGTCGCCGGCTACTACTGTCTGTCGTCCAGCGCGATCGTCCGCGACGCCGTGCCGGCGGGGCTTTCCCGTCAGCAGCCCGATCCGGTACCGGTGGTGCTGCTCGGTCGGCTTGCGGTCGATGAGGCGTTCGCCGGCCAGGGGCTCGGCGCGTCACTCTTGCAGCATGCCACCGTCCGGGCCGTCGAGGCCGCCGAGGCGATCGGCATCCGCGCGATCCTCGTGCATGCCATGACCGAGGGCGTGGTGCCGTTCTACGAGCGATACGGGTTCACTCGTTTCCCCGGTGAGGAGCGCACGCTGTACATGCTTCTCGCCGACGTCCGCGAGACGCTCCTCTGA
- a CDS encoding MFS transporter produces MSEPDARPGVPEPAATANSGAVGVIGLDLRGETPAPRKQVYSWALWDWATQPFNTVILTFVFTALYLVGEGFLPADIAALDASDPARMAAEADLASGLGLGSTIAAFGILLLAPVLGQRADAAGRQKLWLGIGTGALVFCMLGLWFVEPTPSLFWLGVALISAGSVFGEIAAVNSNAMLIGIATPKNVGRISGLGWGFGYIGGILALVIVVVLDTFDWFGMSTDNGLAYRLIAVGCAVWTIIFSIPIFLNVPEPSLGRPERKVGFFQSYALLVKDVAGLYRDPETRPTFWYLLSSAVFRDGLGGVFAFGAIIGTAVFGFETQAIIIFGIAANLIAGVSTILAGRLDDRLGPKRIILASIGSMVVAGLAVFFLRDGGTMVFWIGGLILCAFVGPAQAAARSFLARVTPAGREGEIFGLYATTGRAASWIASGAWTVLIVATSQTAYGILGIVLVLILGFVLLLPVKAPR; encoded by the coding sequence ATGAGCGAACCTGACGCGCGTCCCGGCGTTCCGGAGCCTGCCGCCACCGCGAACAGCGGCGCCGTCGGCGTGATCGGCTTGGACCTGCGCGGCGAGACACCCGCCCCGAGGAAGCAGGTCTACTCGTGGGCGCTGTGGGACTGGGCGACGCAGCCCTTCAACACCGTGATCCTCACGTTCGTGTTCACGGCGCTGTACCTGGTCGGCGAGGGCTTCCTCCCCGCCGACATCGCCGCGCTCGACGCGTCGGACCCGGCCCGCATGGCCGCCGAGGCCGACCTCGCGTCGGGGCTCGGACTGGGGTCGACGATCGCGGCGTTCGGCATCCTGCTGCTCGCTCCCGTGCTCGGCCAGCGAGCGGATGCCGCAGGCCGGCAGAAGCTGTGGCTGGGGATCGGCACCGGCGCCCTGGTCTTCTGCATGCTCGGCCTGTGGTTCGTCGAACCGACCCCCAGCCTGTTCTGGCTCGGCGTCGCGCTGATCTCGGCGGGGTCGGTGTTCGGCGAGATCGCGGCGGTGAACTCCAACGCGATGCTCATCGGCATCGCGACCCCGAAGAACGTCGGACGCATCTCGGGCCTCGGCTGGGGTTTCGGGTACATCGGCGGCATCCTCGCGCTCGTCATCGTGGTCGTGCTCGACACCTTCGACTGGTTCGGGATGTCGACCGACAACGGCCTCGCCTACCGGCTGATCGCGGTCGGATGCGCGGTCTGGACGATCATCTTCAGCATCCCGATCTTCCTGAACGTGCCGGAGCCCTCGCTCGGCCGCCCCGAGCGCAAGGTGGGCTTCTTCCAGTCCTACGCGCTTCTGGTGAAGGACGTCGCCGGTCTCTACCGCGACCCCGAGACCCGGCCGACCTTCTGGTACCTGCTCTCGAGCGCCGTCTTCCGCGACGGGCTCGGCGGCGTCTTCGCGTTCGGCGCGATCATCGGCACGGCGGTGTTCGGCTTCGAGACCCAGGCGATCATCATCTTCGGCATCGCGGCGAACCTCATCGCCGGCGTCTCGACGATCCTCGCCGGACGCCTCGACGATCGCCTCGGACCGAAGCGCATCATCCTCGCCTCGATCGGATCGATGGTCGTCGCGGGCCTCGCGGTGTTCTTCCTGCGGGACGGCGGGACCATGGTGTTCTGGATCGGCGGCCTCATCCTCTGCGCGTTCGTCGGCCCTGCTCAGGCGGCAGCCCGCTCGTTCCTCGCCCGCGTCACGCCGGCCGGCCGCGAGGGCGAGATCTTCGGGCTCTACGCCACGACCGGCCGCGCGGCCAGCTGGATCGCCTCGGGCGCCTGGACGGTGCTCATCGTGGCGACGAGCCAGACGGCGTACGGCATCCTCGGGATCGTGCTCGTCCTGATCCTCGGGTTCGTGCTGCTGCTCCCGGTCAAGGCGCCGCGCTGA